Proteins co-encoded in one Salvia splendens isolate huo1 chromosome 4, SspV2, whole genome shotgun sequence genomic window:
- the LOC121797788 gene encoding protein NRT1/ PTR FAMILY 2.13-like isoform X1 — MHASQEEKEMKPSSCSWLVRRFFSSKSPPSPPPENGGDEAKATQKKRTPGGWKAMPFILGNETCERLAAMGMVANFMVFLLKEFHMDQVMATNVINIWMGVTNFAPLVGAYISDAHLGRFTTIAYATFSALMGMMMMTIIAWLPQLRPPPCKVQPHQCTGPTKPQLSVLAVALGFLAIGSGGIRPCSVPFGVDQFDALTEEGRRGINSFLNWYYMSFTVVMIIVFTLVVYIQDSVSWVLGFGLPTALMLLAIVLFFVGTNFYVYVLPEGSVFTSIFQVIAAAYKKRKMRIPDPDTGVYFDPPPLKGSVVTKLALTNKLRFFFLARCFNKAALITEGEVGVDGSNCKPWRLCSVQKVEETKCLIKIIPIWASGIVCFTAIVQQGTFTLSQALTMNRRLGPKFEIPAGSLAVISMVTVALWLPVYDRIMVPSLRKVTRVEGGMSLLHRMGIGMVFSILSMVVAGLVERMRRASALAHGQPDGSTPMTVLWLAPQLVLMGFAEAFNIIGQIEFYNKEFPENMSSLANSLFSCTMAGASYISAALVNILHNTTGGHGHPDWLTKDINKGRVENLYFLIAGLGVMNLGYFVWVARGYQYKSKIRIDDDEDREYDVQLVKKETQQSIV; from the exons aTGCATGCATCACAAGAGGAGAAAGAAATGAAGCCCTCTTCATGTTCTTGGCTTGTGCGGAGATTTTTCTCTTCCAAGTCGCCTCCATCTCCGCCCCCGGAAAATGGAGGCGACGAAGCTAAGGCAACTCAAAAGAAGAGAACGCCCGGTGGCTGGAAAGCCATGCCTTTTATTctag gaAATGAAACTTGTGAAAGGTTGGCAGCGATGGGAATGGTGGCAAATTTCATGGTATTTCTGCTAAAAGAGTTTCATATGGATCAAGTGATGGCTACGAATGTGATAAACATATGGATGGGAGTCACAAATTTTGCTCCCTTGGTTGGTGCATACATCTCAGATGCCCACTTAGGCAGATTCACAACTATTGCTTATGCTACCTTTTCTGCTCTCATG GGCATGATGATGATGACCATAATAGCATGGCTGCCCCAGCTGCGCCCTCCCCCATGCAAGGTACAACCCCACCAATGCACAGGTCCGACCAAACCCCAGCTCAGCGTTCTGGCGGTGGCCCTCGGCTTCCTCGCCATCGGCTCCGGCGGGATCAGGCCGTGCAGTGTCCCCTTCGGCGTCGACCAGTTCGATGCCTTGACGGAGGAGGGGCGGAGAGGGATCAACAGCTTCTTAAACTGGTACTACATGTCCTTCACCGTCGTCATGATCATCGTCTTCACCTTGGTCGTCTACATTCAAGACTCCGTTAGCTGGGTCTTGGGTTTCGGCCTCCCCACCGCGCTCATGCTCCTCGCCATTGTCCTCTTCTTCGTTGGCACCAACTTCTACGTCTACGTGTTGCCCGAGGGAAGCGTCTTCACTAGCATTTTTCAGGTCATCGCCGCCGCCTACAAAAAGCGCAAAATGCGCATCCCCGACCCGGACACCGGCGTCTATTTTGACCCCCCGCCGCTGAAGGGGTCGGTGGTTACTAAGCTCGCTTTGACCAATAAATTAAG atttttttttttggctagGTGCTTTAATAAAGCGGCCTTGATCACCGAAGGCGAAGTAGGGGTAGATGGGTCAAATTGCAAACCATGGAGGCTATGTAGTGTCCAAAAAGTGGAAGAAACCAAATGCCTAATCAAAATTATCCCAATTTGGGCTTCGGGCATTGTCTGCTTTACCGCTATTGTGCAACAGGGGACATTCACATTGTCTCAAGCCTTAACAATGAACCGTCGCCTCGGTCCAAAGTTTGAGATCCCAGCCGGGTCGCTTGCAGTTATCTCGATGGTCACAGTGGCCTTATGGCTCCCTGTGTACGACCGAATCATGGTTCCATCCCTTAGGAAGGTGACTAGGGTTGAAGGTGGCATGAGTTTGCTCCATAGGATGGGGATCGGGATGGTATTCTCCATTTTGTCAATGGTAGTGGCTGGCCTGGTCGAGCGAATGAGAAGGGCCTCGGCCCTAGCTCATGGTCAACCAGACGGGTCCACTCCCATGACAGTCTTGTGGCTAGCCCCACAGCTAGTGCTGATGGGGTTCGCCGAGGCATTTAATATTATTGGTCAAATTGAGTTTTACAATAAGGAGTTTCCGGAAAACATGAGCAGTCTAGCTAACTCGTTGTTCTCGTGCACGATGGCTGGGGCTAGCTATATTAGCGCAGCGTTGGTTAACATCTTGCACAATACAACGGGCGGTCACGGCCATCCCGATTGGTTGACTAAAGATATTAACAAGGGAAGAGTCGAAAATTTGTACTTTTTGATAGCCGGATTGGGTGTGATGAATTTGGGATACTTTGTTTGGGTGGCGCGTGGGTATCAGTACAAAAGCAAGATCAGAATTGATGACGATGAAGATCGTGAATATGATGTTCAGCTTGTTAAGAAAGAAACTCAACAATCAATAGTATGA
- the LOC121798134 gene encoding AMP deaminase-like isoform X2: MISPPPPFSPVSSAQLAVAALFGASVMAISAFFIHKRTVDQVLDRLINIRHRRHHHLLSDDEHCEFSEADDYSETGDHIKDAESDAVRDYRVSHSMPNYTALNNEEAGIAVNPTLPNSLGKLESISSDLPPVRTGQRDGDEHYVNHSGTSLRVGSVGRLVTPGSTCGYSFEGTGDSDDEGTELEMEEDDSSYRNMLPAQASNGICIHVQESEAIVTEAKPDTDLTDRKVEITPANDPVSSNNTFPPITTSHDSISVEEQEVTRMIRECLDLRGKYVFRENVDPWAKSTEKTGLPEFKSDPFNFVPVEASSHFFRMEDGVVRVYASENDSEELYPVASSTSFFTDMHHLLKVMSIGNVRSACHHRLRFLEEKFRLHLLVNADKEFVAQKSAPHRDFYNIRKVDTHVHHSACMNQKHLLRFIKSKLKKEPDEVVIYRDGQYLTLKEVFDSLDLTGYDLSVDLLDVHADKSTFHRFDKFNLKYNPCGQSRLREIFLKQDNLIQGRFLADVTKQVLSDLEASKYQLAEYRISIYGRKQSEWDQLASWVVNNRIYSENAVWLIQLPRLYNIYRSMGTVTSFQNILDNIFLPLFEVTVDPNSHPHLHLFLLQVVGFDMVDDESKPERRPTKHMPTPSQWTNDFNPAFSYYAYYCYANLFTLNKLRESKGLPTIRFRPHCGEAGDVDHLAAGFLLCHNISHGINLRKSPVLQYLYYLAQIGLAMSPLSNNSLFLDYHRNPFPMFFQRGMNVSLSTDDPLQIHLTKEPLVEEYSVAAKVWKLSSCDLCEIARNSVYQSGFPHASKLHWLGDDYFKRGTKGNVIHKTNVPNIRIDFRHETWKAEMQYVYSGKAIVPEEIEH; the protein is encoded by the exons ATGATTTCGCCACCGCCACCATTTTCGCCAGTTTCGTCCGCGCAGCTGGCGGTGGCGGCGTTGTTCGGCGCCTCCGTCATGGCTATTTCCGCATTCTTCATCCACAAGCGCACCGTCGATCAAGTCCTCGATCGCCTCATCAACATCCGCCACCGCCGCCATCACCACCTGCTCTCCGACGATGAACATTGTGAGTTTTCGGAAGCTGATGATTACTCTGAGACTGGAGATCATATTAAAGATGCTGAATCTGACGCGGTGAGGGATTACCGAGTTTCTCATTCGATGCCTAATTACACTGCTCTGAATAATGAGGAAGCCGGGATTGCTGTGAACCCGACGCTGCCAAATTCATTGGGTAAATTAGAGTCGATTTCTTCGGATTTACCACCAGTCCGGACCGGTCAGAGGGATG GAGATGAGCATTATGTCAATCATTCCGGTACAAGTTTGCGGGTTGGATCAGTTGGTAGGCTTGTCACTCCTGGATCAACATGTGGCTATTCTTTTGAAGGAACAGGGGATTCTGATGATGAAGGAACCGAACTTGAAATGGAAGAGGATGACTCATCCTATCGAAAT ATGCTACCTGCTCAAGCCTCAAATGGGATTTGCATTCATGTTCAAGAATCCGAAGCAATTGTTACTGAGGCAAAGCCTGATACAGATCTCACTGACAGAAAAGTTGAAATAACTCCAGCAAATGATCCTGTATCTAGCAACAACACATTCCCACCAATAACTACATCACATG ACTCAATAAGTGTTGAAGAACAAGAAGTCACAAGGATGATTCGGGAATGTTTAGATTTGAGGGGAAAATATGTTTTCAGGGAAAATGTTGATCCATGGGCAAAGAGTACCGAAAAAACTGGTTTACCAGAATTCAAAAGTGATCCATTTAACTTTGTCCCTGTTGAAGCATCTTCC CATTTCTTCAGGATGGAAGATGGTGTAGTGCGTGTTTATGCCAGTGAAAATG ATTCTGAAGAACTGTATCCTGTTGCAAGTTCAACATCCTTTTTTACTGATATGCATCATCTCCTGAAAGTGATGTCTATTGGAAATGTCCGCTCGGCATGCCATCATCGATTACGTTTTCTTGAGGAA AAATTTCGCCTTCATTTGCTGGTGAATGCGGATAAGGAATTTGTAGCACAGAAAAGTGCACCTCATCGTGATTTCTACAATATAAGGAAAGTGGACACTCATGTCCATCATTCTGCTTGCATGAACCAAAAGCACCTTCTCCGGTTCATCAAGTCAAAGTTAAAAAAAGAACCAGATGAG GTTGTTATCTACCGTGATGGTCAGTATCTTACACTGAAAGAAGTCTTTGACAGCCTGGACTTGACAGG GTATGATCTTAGTGTAGATCTGTTGGATGTACATGCAGACAAGAGTACCTTTCATCGTTTTGACAAATTCAATCTCAAGTACAATCCTTGTGGACAAAGTAGACTCAGAGAAATATTTCTGAAGCAGGATAACCTTATTCAAG GACGTTTCCTGGCTGATGTGACAAAGCAGGTTCTATCAGATTTGGAAGCAAGTAAATACCAG TTGGCTGAATACCGAATTTCAATCTATGGGAGGAAACAGAGTGAGTGGGATCAGCTGGCAAGTTGGGTTGTAAACAACAGAATTTACAGTGAGAATGCTGTTTGGTTGATTCAG TTGCCAAGGTTATACAACATATACAGAAGTATGGGGACAGTAACGTCCTTTCAAAACATACTCGATAACATCTTCCTTCCACTTTTTGAAGTCACAGTGGATCCAAATTCCCACCCTCATTTGCATCTCTTCTTATTGCAG GTTGTAGGCTTTGACATGGTTGATGATGAAAGTAAACCTGAGAGGCGGCCAACAAAACATATGCCAACTCCATCACAATGGACAAATGATTTCAATCCTGCCTTTTCTTATTATGCTTATTATTGCTATGCAAATTTGTTTACACTTAACAAG CTACGTGAATCGAAAGGTTTACCAACAATAAGATTTCGGCCTCACTGTGGAGAG GCTGGTGACGTGGACCATTTGGCTGCTGGGTTTCTCCTATGTCATAATATATCACATGGAATAAACTTGCGGAAATCCCCTGTCTTGCAATATCTATACTATCTAGCTCAG ATTGGTTTAGCAATGTCACCACTCAGCAATAACTCACTCTTCTTGGACTATCATCGCAACCCATTTCCAATGTTCTTCCAACGTGGCATGAATGTGTCCCTTTCAACTGATGATCCTTTACAAATCCATTTGACTAAGGAGCCTCTCGTTGAGGAATATAGTGTAGCTGCAAAG GTATGGAAACTCAGTTCCTGTGACCTTTGTGAGATCGCCAGAAATTCTGTTTATCAGTCTGGATTCCCTCATGCTTCAAAG TTGCACTGGCTTGGAGATGATTACTTCAAAAGAGGCACTAAAGGAAATGTAATACACAAGACTAATGTGCCAAATATTAGGATCGACTTCAGACATGAG ACATGGAAGGCGGAGATGCAGTATGTgtattccgggaaagccatagTGCCAGAGGAGATCGAACACTGA
- the LOC121800553 gene encoding uncharacterized protein LOC121800553: MSDSDTENTKPHSADTMADFAAQFAEFMKFMNKTGNKPENPPKQSPQNLESLGEIRLEDKLNGDNYPLWINLMERAIGGKGLISHISGGSEPPTANDPGYAIWQQRDHCCFNWIINNIESSLRNEVSQYKTARDLWEGLAITYGSGADPFQVHDLHRQAMTIKQGDMSLESLWNKFQDLWISIDARDPNPMESPKSIEKYNKHTQRHRLYQFIWALDDKYDKIRREILNTDPLPSVRRAYGMVRREAVNEKVLKPEPDSSGIAAGLGAFHRNRPTPAAQTPPEICTPFPPN, translated from the coding sequence ATGTCAGATTCTGACACAGAAAATACCAAACCACACTCTGCCGATACTATGGCAGATTTTGCGGCACAATTTGCCGAATTCATGAAGTTCATGAATAAAACCGGAAACAAACCAGAAAACCCTCCAAAACAGTCACCACAAAACCTGGAGTCTTTGGGAGAAATCCGCTTAGAAGACAAACTCAATGGGGATAATTATCCCCTTTGGATAAATCTGATGGAACGAGCTATAGGTGGAAAGGGACTGATTTCTCACATTTCTGGAGGATCAGAACCCCCCACCGCCAACGATCCCGGCTACGCGATATGGCAACAACGGGATCATTGTTGCTTCAAttggatcatcaacaacatTGAATCCAGTTTGAGGAATGAAGTTTCACAGTATAAAACAGCCCGAGACCTATGGGAAGGTCTGGCAATCACCTATGGAAGTGGAGCTGACCCCTTTCAAGTACATGATCTACACAGGCAGGCGATGACAATTAAACAAGGAGATATGAGCCTGGAATCcctctggaataaattccaggACCTATGGATCTCAATAGATGCAAGAGATCCTAATCCCATGGAAAGCCCCAAAAGCATCGAGAAGTACAACAAACATACACAGAGGCATCGACTCTACCAATTCATATGGGCTTTAGACGACAAATACGACAAGATCAGACGGGAAATACTAAATACAGATCCGTTACCATCTGTTCGCAGAGCATATGGTATGGTGAGAAGGGAAGCTGTCAATGAGAAGGTTCTCAAACCCGAACCAGACTCATCTGGAATCGCAGCCGGCCTGGGAGCTTTCCACAGAAACCGCCCAACTCCAGCGGCGCAAACCCCACCGGAAATCTGCACACCATTCCCACCAAATTGA
- the LOC121798134 gene encoding AMP deaminase-like isoform X1 yields the protein MISPPPPFSPVSSAQLAVAALFGASVMAISAFFIHKRTVDQVLDRLINIRHRRHHHLLSDDEHCEFSEADDYSETGDHIKDAESDAVRDYRVSHSMPNYTALNNEEAGIAVNPTLPNSLGKLESISSDLPPVRTGQRDGDEHYVNHSGTSLRVGSVGRLVTPGSTCGYSFEGTGDSDDEGTELEMEEDDSSYRNDINLMSQIQQMLPAQASNGICIHVQESEAIVTEAKPDTDLTDRKVEITPANDPVSSNNTFPPITTSHDSISVEEQEVTRMIRECLDLRGKYVFRENVDPWAKSTEKTGLPEFKSDPFNFVPVEASSHFFRMEDGVVRVYASENDSEELYPVASSTSFFTDMHHLLKVMSIGNVRSACHHRLRFLEEKFRLHLLVNADKEFVAQKSAPHRDFYNIRKVDTHVHHSACMNQKHLLRFIKSKLKKEPDEVVIYRDGQYLTLKEVFDSLDLTGYDLSVDLLDVHADKSTFHRFDKFNLKYNPCGQSRLREIFLKQDNLIQGRFLADVTKQVLSDLEASKYQLAEYRISIYGRKQSEWDQLASWVVNNRIYSENAVWLIQLPRLYNIYRSMGTVTSFQNILDNIFLPLFEVTVDPNSHPHLHLFLLQVVGFDMVDDESKPERRPTKHMPTPSQWTNDFNPAFSYYAYYCYANLFTLNKLRESKGLPTIRFRPHCGEAGDVDHLAAGFLLCHNISHGINLRKSPVLQYLYYLAQIGLAMSPLSNNSLFLDYHRNPFPMFFQRGMNVSLSTDDPLQIHLTKEPLVEEYSVAAKVWKLSSCDLCEIARNSVYQSGFPHASKLHWLGDDYFKRGTKGNVIHKTNVPNIRIDFRHETWKAEMQYVYSGKAIVPEEIEH from the exons ATGATTTCGCCACCGCCACCATTTTCGCCAGTTTCGTCCGCGCAGCTGGCGGTGGCGGCGTTGTTCGGCGCCTCCGTCATGGCTATTTCCGCATTCTTCATCCACAAGCGCACCGTCGATCAAGTCCTCGATCGCCTCATCAACATCCGCCACCGCCGCCATCACCACCTGCTCTCCGACGATGAACATTGTGAGTTTTCGGAAGCTGATGATTACTCTGAGACTGGAGATCATATTAAAGATGCTGAATCTGACGCGGTGAGGGATTACCGAGTTTCTCATTCGATGCCTAATTACACTGCTCTGAATAATGAGGAAGCCGGGATTGCTGTGAACCCGACGCTGCCAAATTCATTGGGTAAATTAGAGTCGATTTCTTCGGATTTACCACCAGTCCGGACCGGTCAGAGGGATG GAGATGAGCATTATGTCAATCATTCCGGTACAAGTTTGCGGGTTGGATCAGTTGGTAGGCTTGTCACTCCTGGATCAACATGTGGCTATTCTTTTGAAGGAACAGGGGATTCTGATGATGAAGGAACCGAACTTGAAATGGAAGAGGATGACTCATCCTATCGAAAT GATATAAATCTAATGAGTCAAATTCAACAGATGCTACCTGCTCAAGCCTCAAATGGGATTTGCATTCATGTTCAAGAATCCGAAGCAATTGTTACTGAGGCAAAGCCTGATACAGATCTCACTGACAGAAAAGTTGAAATAACTCCAGCAAATGATCCTGTATCTAGCAACAACACATTCCCACCAATAACTACATCACATG ACTCAATAAGTGTTGAAGAACAAGAAGTCACAAGGATGATTCGGGAATGTTTAGATTTGAGGGGAAAATATGTTTTCAGGGAAAATGTTGATCCATGGGCAAAGAGTACCGAAAAAACTGGTTTACCAGAATTCAAAAGTGATCCATTTAACTTTGTCCCTGTTGAAGCATCTTCC CATTTCTTCAGGATGGAAGATGGTGTAGTGCGTGTTTATGCCAGTGAAAATG ATTCTGAAGAACTGTATCCTGTTGCAAGTTCAACATCCTTTTTTACTGATATGCATCATCTCCTGAAAGTGATGTCTATTGGAAATGTCCGCTCGGCATGCCATCATCGATTACGTTTTCTTGAGGAA AAATTTCGCCTTCATTTGCTGGTGAATGCGGATAAGGAATTTGTAGCACAGAAAAGTGCACCTCATCGTGATTTCTACAATATAAGGAAAGTGGACACTCATGTCCATCATTCTGCTTGCATGAACCAAAAGCACCTTCTCCGGTTCATCAAGTCAAAGTTAAAAAAAGAACCAGATGAG GTTGTTATCTACCGTGATGGTCAGTATCTTACACTGAAAGAAGTCTTTGACAGCCTGGACTTGACAGG GTATGATCTTAGTGTAGATCTGTTGGATGTACATGCAGACAAGAGTACCTTTCATCGTTTTGACAAATTCAATCTCAAGTACAATCCTTGTGGACAAAGTAGACTCAGAGAAATATTTCTGAAGCAGGATAACCTTATTCAAG GACGTTTCCTGGCTGATGTGACAAAGCAGGTTCTATCAGATTTGGAAGCAAGTAAATACCAG TTGGCTGAATACCGAATTTCAATCTATGGGAGGAAACAGAGTGAGTGGGATCAGCTGGCAAGTTGGGTTGTAAACAACAGAATTTACAGTGAGAATGCTGTTTGGTTGATTCAG TTGCCAAGGTTATACAACATATACAGAAGTATGGGGACAGTAACGTCCTTTCAAAACATACTCGATAACATCTTCCTTCCACTTTTTGAAGTCACAGTGGATCCAAATTCCCACCCTCATTTGCATCTCTTCTTATTGCAG GTTGTAGGCTTTGACATGGTTGATGATGAAAGTAAACCTGAGAGGCGGCCAACAAAACATATGCCAACTCCATCACAATGGACAAATGATTTCAATCCTGCCTTTTCTTATTATGCTTATTATTGCTATGCAAATTTGTTTACACTTAACAAG CTACGTGAATCGAAAGGTTTACCAACAATAAGATTTCGGCCTCACTGTGGAGAG GCTGGTGACGTGGACCATTTGGCTGCTGGGTTTCTCCTATGTCATAATATATCACATGGAATAAACTTGCGGAAATCCCCTGTCTTGCAATATCTATACTATCTAGCTCAG ATTGGTTTAGCAATGTCACCACTCAGCAATAACTCACTCTTCTTGGACTATCATCGCAACCCATTTCCAATGTTCTTCCAACGTGGCATGAATGTGTCCCTTTCAACTGATGATCCTTTACAAATCCATTTGACTAAGGAGCCTCTCGTTGAGGAATATAGTGTAGCTGCAAAG GTATGGAAACTCAGTTCCTGTGACCTTTGTGAGATCGCCAGAAATTCTGTTTATCAGTCTGGATTCCCTCATGCTTCAAAG TTGCACTGGCTTGGAGATGATTACTTCAAAAGAGGCACTAAAGGAAATGTAATACACAAGACTAATGTGCCAAATATTAGGATCGACTTCAGACATGAG ACATGGAAGGCGGAGATGCAGTATGTgtattccgggaaagccatagTGCCAGAGGAGATCGAACACTGA
- the LOC121797788 gene encoding protein NRT1/ PTR FAMILY 2.13-like isoform X2, producing MHASQEEKEMKPSSCSWLVRRFFSSKSPPSPPPENGGDEAKATQKKRTPGGWKAMPFILGNETCERLAAMGMVANFMVFLLKEFHMDQVMATNVINIWMGVTNFAPLVGAYISDAHLGRFTTIAYATFSALMGMMMMTIIAWLPQLRPPPCKVQPHQCTGPTKPQLSVLAVALGFLAIGSGGIRPCSVPFGVDQFDALTEEGRRGINSFLNWYYMSFTVVMIIVFTLVVYIQDSVSWVLGFGLPTALMLLAIVLFFVGTNFYVYVLPEGSVFTSIFQVIAAAYKKRKMRIPDPDTGVYFDPPPLKGSVVTKLALTNKLRCFNKAALITEGEVGVDGSNCKPWRLCSVQKVEETKCLIKIIPIWASGIVCFTAIVQQGTFTLSQALTMNRRLGPKFEIPAGSLAVISMVTVALWLPVYDRIMVPSLRKVTRVEGGMSLLHRMGIGMVFSILSMVVAGLVERMRRASALAHGQPDGSTPMTVLWLAPQLVLMGFAEAFNIIGQIEFYNKEFPENMSSLANSLFSCTMAGASYISAALVNILHNTTGGHGHPDWLTKDINKGRVENLYFLIAGLGVMNLGYFVWVARGYQYKSKIRIDDDEDREYDVQLVKKETQQSIV from the exons aTGCATGCATCACAAGAGGAGAAAGAAATGAAGCCCTCTTCATGTTCTTGGCTTGTGCGGAGATTTTTCTCTTCCAAGTCGCCTCCATCTCCGCCCCCGGAAAATGGAGGCGACGAAGCTAAGGCAACTCAAAAGAAGAGAACGCCCGGTGGCTGGAAAGCCATGCCTTTTATTctag gaAATGAAACTTGTGAAAGGTTGGCAGCGATGGGAATGGTGGCAAATTTCATGGTATTTCTGCTAAAAGAGTTTCATATGGATCAAGTGATGGCTACGAATGTGATAAACATATGGATGGGAGTCACAAATTTTGCTCCCTTGGTTGGTGCATACATCTCAGATGCCCACTTAGGCAGATTCACAACTATTGCTTATGCTACCTTTTCTGCTCTCATG GGCATGATGATGATGACCATAATAGCATGGCTGCCCCAGCTGCGCCCTCCCCCATGCAAGGTACAACCCCACCAATGCACAGGTCCGACCAAACCCCAGCTCAGCGTTCTGGCGGTGGCCCTCGGCTTCCTCGCCATCGGCTCCGGCGGGATCAGGCCGTGCAGTGTCCCCTTCGGCGTCGACCAGTTCGATGCCTTGACGGAGGAGGGGCGGAGAGGGATCAACAGCTTCTTAAACTGGTACTACATGTCCTTCACCGTCGTCATGATCATCGTCTTCACCTTGGTCGTCTACATTCAAGACTCCGTTAGCTGGGTCTTGGGTTTCGGCCTCCCCACCGCGCTCATGCTCCTCGCCATTGTCCTCTTCTTCGTTGGCACCAACTTCTACGTCTACGTGTTGCCCGAGGGAAGCGTCTTCACTAGCATTTTTCAGGTCATCGCCGCCGCCTACAAAAAGCGCAAAATGCGCATCCCCGACCCGGACACCGGCGTCTATTTTGACCCCCCGCCGCTGAAGGGGTCGGTGGTTACTAAGCTCGCTTTGACCAATAAATTAAG GTGCTTTAATAAAGCGGCCTTGATCACCGAAGGCGAAGTAGGGGTAGATGGGTCAAATTGCAAACCATGGAGGCTATGTAGTGTCCAAAAAGTGGAAGAAACCAAATGCCTAATCAAAATTATCCCAATTTGGGCTTCGGGCATTGTCTGCTTTACCGCTATTGTGCAACAGGGGACATTCACATTGTCTCAAGCCTTAACAATGAACCGTCGCCTCGGTCCAAAGTTTGAGATCCCAGCCGGGTCGCTTGCAGTTATCTCGATGGTCACAGTGGCCTTATGGCTCCCTGTGTACGACCGAATCATGGTTCCATCCCTTAGGAAGGTGACTAGGGTTGAAGGTGGCATGAGTTTGCTCCATAGGATGGGGATCGGGATGGTATTCTCCATTTTGTCAATGGTAGTGGCTGGCCTGGTCGAGCGAATGAGAAGGGCCTCGGCCCTAGCTCATGGTCAACCAGACGGGTCCACTCCCATGACAGTCTTGTGGCTAGCCCCACAGCTAGTGCTGATGGGGTTCGCCGAGGCATTTAATATTATTGGTCAAATTGAGTTTTACAATAAGGAGTTTCCGGAAAACATGAGCAGTCTAGCTAACTCGTTGTTCTCGTGCACGATGGCTGGGGCTAGCTATATTAGCGCAGCGTTGGTTAACATCTTGCACAATACAACGGGCGGTCACGGCCATCCCGATTGGTTGACTAAAGATATTAACAAGGGAAGAGTCGAAAATTTGTACTTTTTGATAGCCGGATTGGGTGTGATGAATTTGGGATACTTTGTTTGGGTGGCGCGTGGGTATCAGTACAAAAGCAAGATCAGAATTGATGACGATGAAGATCGTGAATATGATGTTCAGCTTGTTAAGAAAGAAACTCAACAATCAATAGTATGA